One stretch of Toxoplasma gondii ME49 chromosome XI, whole genome shotgun sequence DNA includes these proteins:
- a CDS encoding hypothetical protein (encoded by transcript TGME49_311220~Predicted trans-membrane domain (TMHMM2.0):555-578:579-597:601-624:644-667:1260-1283:1289-1312:1513-1536:1542-1565:1568-1591:1602-1625), with product MGTLKILRWPPAAWTLPCCMCLAVFTGAAFRQNRLQAVAFAAPVSRELPFSPAAQTPAATDTGVLQSENAARDKFSASGFFSAGNRDFNQASSAPVPPLQTRRSRANLSQERLSETPKAVVFQTPPPESAVASAASSISAVNLAGPAVPPTLIENTANSDVALPRTQTPVAPPAQKYAETPVDVHRSSPVSFNDTQLSTVQPGNLGGTAALSAPDVARKNPEQFPSHLVQSNADQNGISGASTLAPAGGNGVATLQSPRTPEAPVSPAQARNTEAASVTLNPATVPGEERRGNSGGSDEKGDMASSQSPDTHGTRSDFLPSSGSIASAAESVSGPELEAREHTTDDALEESRKKLEALRNAAKAVEAVRAPVEQPPFDAHEPGSADRYRAFDRTVPGGQETLPFERVVTAPTSTAAEDLTQSRESRDIPSVPQARTHSRSPSQQQSGGPGPHGRGAPETGGVELRDKSSFSQTFSDVPNSSVRRDSPSHVSPRETSLSPVPLPSADPRAGAPEAGGGTRVGSEELEGKRADQETLRIEGRGDEVESPSEAKKAPPVLPTASFFSICCLLAGLFVFACLASAGGIGGGSVFVALLVGLGHMQLAYAVPISKVMVFAASFCSFVLHRKLERQTAENARAVAQDWVDLLVPLALSGSLVGVVLNTILPGFYLLLLLSCLLFGLSARTMLSAMHLYKKEVSLAVQQPFEEIFLPSPTTSPRRSSSSGSGSPFHASCTAYRPDSQLSTDGSRLSFAVAATHCSGPPSPSFFPEEGQDRASEENASPSRLSRPPGSLPAEALLVPCCGEAETHSPFIRSNGDEKDQEPFAAARSEKTPVGLQRPREGRNPFSDEEAAEPFLEQAGESRSFERMHPEWVFPPGGNSNPVEEEDATALLHGGEDGRQAGKGGAASGAEGFEPLRLDRRLWKEEAWRQTSGESEIDTEVGETGSRRGKHGKGDREDAEPKSEEGIKEEEENGARSGKRNSRDARAGMTVDVESVVSSPEALDASTRNGLASGVDSVPSAAPIPPSSSSPAYPAFPRFYSLEDEEDLTHISFMQAETSEERGSLPASVLSALDPALDSEFLAALPDRNAARGPLSKALNLLRSACEGMVSSAQDGGASSFSSGQTPIDPTLLLPSASALCPGTNLEASNPRPVSPRFASTEHLASYQRLSGEAKRPEEGAPGDLRCLTEGQGVARRETLIVDTSARLLQVGVSSEASLEADRACHGGLVAWLRALPGFAKARKAVGQVERLCFQGDVESPHYFVLLLLLLVHVFASSLLHLLLKHGAGRAAAVVAALALLLGVSVQLRLSVLIFRKHFPAGTAPPAPTLREVLSAVSASVAALWRHLKKVGRAAGRAAFAVGELGKNALHRSGLFAAAPASVAFLEHDSGRDSIEVAELSVRGRFRNAGENPFLCAVGDIQEIRLSEETGQENLSHLSLDLTGVRQSGDDHRGHFSKKTSGARPFDDARNRDCPSGVDDAVRLSWTSLCFEGYIVSPVAALPPLLLTPFIGFLTGVFAGLVGIGGGVVFSPFLLLMGNDPVSAVATASACVVFTSSSTSLQFLLIGRLPILYASLFGLVAAAAAACATCGIHRLRRAVGGRMSVIAGCVASAVTVASALTVWRCIEVGIYGE from the exons ATGGGAACTCTTAAGATCCTCCGCTGGCCTCCGGCAGCGTGGACGCTTCCATGTTGTATGTGTCTCGCTGTTTTTACTGGCGCGGCTTTCAGGCAGAACCGTCTCCAAGCCGTCGCTTTCGCagctcctgtctctcgcgagtTGCCCTTTTCACCTGCTGCTCAGACACCAGCGGCCACCGACACAGGTGTTTTGCAGAGTGAAAATGCCGCTCGAGATAAATTCTCTGCTTCaggtttcttttctgcgggAAACAGGGACTTTAACCAAGCGTCTTCTGCGCCAGTTCCTCCGCTACAGACTCGGAGGAGTCGCGCGAATCTCAGCCAGGAACGCCTCTCAGAAACACCCAAAGCGGTCGTTTTCCAGACTCCACCTCCGGAAAGTGCAGTCGCGTCGGCCGCCTCGTCGATATCGGCCGTCAATCTCGCCGGACCGGCAGTTCCGCCAACTCTGATTGAAAATACCGCGAACAGCGACGTGGCTTTGCCGCGAACCCAAACTCCGGTGGCCCCTCCTGCACAGAAGTATGCCGAGACTCCGGTGGATGTACACCGTTCTTCCCCTGTTTCTTTCAACGACACGCAGTTGTCGACTGTTCAGCCCGGTAACCTGGGTGGAACTGCTGCCTTGTCTGCCCCAGATGTGGCGCGGAAAAATCCGGAACAGTTTCCAAGCCACCTTGTTCAGTCGAATGCCGACCAAAATGGTATTTCTGGCGCGTCGACACTGGCGCCTGCCGGCGGAAACGGCGTTGCTACGCTGCAGTCCCCGCGTACACCAGAGGCTCCCGTTTCGCCGGCCCAGGCTCGCAATACAGAGGCTGCATCTGTGACGCTGAACCCAGCGACGGTTCCCGGTGAAGAGCGGCGCGGGAACTCAGGTGGATCAGATGAAAAAGGCGACATGGCAAGCTCGCAGAGTCCAGACACACACGGGACGCGTTCAGActtcctgccttcttcaggTTCGATAGCGTCTGCCGCCGAATCCGTCTCGGGTCCAGAGTTGGAGGCGAGGGAGCACACCACAGATGATGCCCTCGAGGAGAGCCGAAAAAAACTCGAGGCGCTGCGAAACGCTGCCAAAGCGGTGGAGGCGGTTCGCGCTCCGGTAGAGCAGCCTCCGTTTGACGCCCATGAACCAGGCTCGGCTGACCGTTACCGCGCCTTCGATAGGACCGTTCCAGGCGGTCAAGAGACACTGCCCTTCGAAAGGGTCGTCACAGCTCCTACTTCCACTGCAGCTGAAGACCTGACGCAGTCTCGTGAGAGCCGTGACATCCCCTCTGTGCCTCAAGCGCGAACTCACAGCAGATCTCCATCGCAACAGCAGTCGGGGGGTCCAGGCCCTCATGGACGAGGCGCACCAGAGACTGGCGGTGTGGAGCTGCGAGACAAATCGTCTTTCTCACAAACTTTTTCAGATGTTCCTAACTCGTCTGTTCGGCGTGACTCCCCTTCACATGTGTCACCACGTGaaacttctctttctccggttcctcttccttctgctgaTCCCCGCGCTGGGGCTCCAGAAGCCGGAGGCGGGACGCGCGTCGGTTCTGAGGAGTTAGAAGGGAAGCGGGCGGACCAGGAAACGCTGCGTATCGAGGGGCGTGGAGACGAGGTCGAGTCTCCGTctgaagcgaagaaggcgccaCCTGTGTTGCCGAccgcctcgttcttctccatttgttgccttctcgctggccttttcgtcttcgcctgtctcgcctcAGCAGGAGGGATCGGGGGCGGCTCTGTTTTCGTCGCCCTCCTCGTGGGCCTCGGCCACATGCAACTGGCTTACGCAGTCCCCATCAGCAAA gTGATGGTCTTCGCAGCCTCCTTCTGCAGTTTCGTGCTGCATCGGAAACTTGAAAGGCAAACTGCTGAAAACGCTCGAGCAGTCGCGCAG gactGGGTCGATTTGCTGGTCCCTCTCGCACTGTCTGGGTCTCTGGTGGGCGTTGTTCTGAACACGATTTTACCGGGTTTCTACCTGTtactgcttctctcttgcctcttgTTTGGTCTTTCGGCTCGGACCATGTTGTCTGCAATGCACCTCTACAAAAAGGAAGTGTCTCTCGCGGTTCAACAGCCTTTCGAAGAAATTTTCCTTCCAAGCCCGACGACTTCGCCTCGtcgctcgtcttcctccgGCTCTGGGTCTCCCTTTCACGCCTCCTGCACAG CATATCGCCCAGATTCGCAGCTGTCAACGGATGGGTCTCGGCTGTCATTTGCCGTCGCAGCGACGCACTGCTCAGgtcctccgtctccctcgttcttTCCGGAAGAGGGCCAAGACAGAGCAAGTGAGGAAaacgcttctccttcgcgtctgtcCCGTCCTCCAGGGAGTTTACCAGCTGAGGCTCTGCTCGTGCCATGTTgcggagaagcggagacacacTCTCCTTTCATTCGATCcaacggagacgagaaagaccAAGAGCCCTTCGCAGCCGCCCGCTCGGAGAAGACACCTGTGGGGCTCCAGAGGCCAAGAGAAGGTCGAAATCCGTTTTCAGACGAGGAGGCCGCCGAACCGTTTCTAGAGCAAGCTGGAGAGAGTCGATCCTTcgagcgcatgcatccaGAGTGGGTGTTTCCGCCTGGTGGAAATTCGAATCCtgttgaagaagaggacgcgaccgctcttcttcacggCGGTgaagacgggagacaggCTGGAAAAGGCGGAGCGGCTTCGGGCGCTGAAGGCTTCGAACCTCTACGCTTAGACAGGCGACtgtggaaagaagaggcgtgGAGACAAACGTCTGGGGAAAGCGAGATTGACACGGAGGTAGGAGAGACCGGATCGCGGCGAGGGAAGCAcgggaaaggagacagagaagatgcTGAACCcaaaagcgaggaaggcatcaaagaagaggaagaaaacggtgCGAGATCGGGGAAGAGGAACTctcgagacgcgagagcTGGAATGACTGTAGATGTGGAAAGTGTTGTTTCATCGCCGGAAGCTCTTGATGCCAGCACGAGGAATGGCCTCGCCTCTGGTGTTGACTCTGTGCCGTCTGCTGCCCCCATTCCTccgtcttcatcttcgcCTGCGTATCCGGCCTTCCCTCGATTTTACTCGctagaagacgaagaagatctcACCCACATCTCGTTCATGCAGGCGGAGACATCTGAAGAAAGGGGCAGTCTCCCTGCCTCTGTGTTGTCGGCGCTCGACCCTGCCCTCGACTCGGAGTTCCTCGCTGCGTTGCCCGACCGAAATGCAGCGAGAGGGCCTCTGTCCAAGGCTCTGAATTTGCTTCGCTCTGCGTGTGAAGGCATGGTTTCTTCGGCGCAGGACGGTGGggcctcttccttctcttctggacAGACGCCGATCGATCCaactctgcttctcccctcaGCCTCGGCACTGTGTCCTGGAACGAATCTCGAAGCGAGCAACCCCCGCCcggtttctcctcgcttcgcttcCACGGAGCATCTGGCGTCGTACCAGCGTTTGTCAGGCGAGGCGAAGCGGCCGGAAGAGGGGGCTCCAGGGGACCTACGATGCTTGACAGAAGGCCAAGGAGTTGCCAGGCGAGAGACTTTGATTGTCGACACTTCGGCGCGTCTCCTGCAAGTGGGTGTGTCTTCAGAAGCCTCGCTCGAGGCTGATCGTGCCTGTCACGGGGGGCTCGTCGCGTGGCTGCGAGCCTTGCCTGGATTTGCGAAGGCGCGGAAAGCCGTTGGACAAGTCGAGAGACTTTGTTTCCAAGGAGACGTAGAGAGTCCGCACTACTTtgtgcttctcctcctgcttctcgtcCACGTTTTTGCCAGCTCGCTTCTGCACCTGCTCCTCAAACACGGAGCAGGCCGCGCCGCGGCAGTCGTCGCCGCGCTGGCGCTCCTTCTaggggtgtctgtacagctcaGACTATCCGTGCTGATCTTCAGAAAACACTTTCCCGCGGGAACTGCGCCGCCGGCGCCGACGCTTCGCGAGGTTCTCTCTGCGGTTTCTGCAAGTGTGGCAGCGCTGTGGAGACATCTGAAGAAGGTGGGGAGAGCGGCAGGTAGGGCGGCATTTGCTGTCGGTGAATTGGGGAAAAACGCGCTGCATAGATCGGGACTCTTTGCCGCGGCCCCGGcctctgtcgcgtttctcgagcACGACTCGGGGCGCGATTCGATCGAAGTTGCGGAACTCAGTGTGCGCGGGCGGTTTCGAAACGCTGGCGAGAATCCGTTCCTATGTGCCGTCGGGGACATTCAGGAAATTCGTTTGTCTGAAGAAACTGGCCAGGAAAATCTATCTCATTTGTCTCTCGATCTGACGGGGGTAAGGCAGTCTGGCGACGACCACCGTGGGCATTTTTCGAAGAAAACCTCCGGCGCAAGACCGTTCGACGACGCCCGGAACCGGGACTGTCCCTCCGGCGTGGACGACGCTGTCCGGCTTTCGTGgacgtctctctgctttgaGGGGTACATTGTTTCGCCCGTTGCTGCACTTCCCCCGTTGCTGCTTACGCCTTTTATCGGCTTCTTGACTGGTGTTTTTGCGGGGCTTGTGGGCATAGGCGGcggcgtcgtcttctcgccgtttctcCTGCTCATGGGGAACGACCCCGTGTCCGCTGTCGCGACAGCATCCGCGTGCGTCGTTTTCACTTCTTCGTCCACCTCGCTCCAGTTTCTGCTCATAGGCCGACTCCCCATTCTTTACGCTTCGCTCTTCGGCCTCGTTGCCGCCGCCGCGGCTGCATGTGCCACCTGTGGAATTCACAGACTGAGGCGCGCCGTCGGCGGCAGAATGAGCGTCATTGCTGGGTGTGTAGCCTCTGCTGTCACCGTCGCTTCCGCTCTCACCGTGTGGAGATGCATAGAAGTTGGCATTTATGGCGAGTGA